A window of Hevea brasiliensis isolate MT/VB/25A 57/8 chromosome 14, ASM3005281v1, whole genome shotgun sequence contains these coding sequences:
- the LOC131173219 gene encoding protein PAL OF QUIRKY-like: MMCDSEPKRSADTIKFLCSYGGKILPRPVDGKLRYIGGLTRILAVDRSISFTELIIKLEEFCGYSMQLKCQLPNGNLEMLISIKSDEELALLIEEYDRCCPGAKIRAILSTPKSLKTVSPPPSDPASVDFYPVKSPFYAFGYRRFGSYSPAIRYPIGVYKDFGRVCYNPFHRQGKQEFCCGDPRCNGQGNPRFQHCGPY; this comes from the exons ATGATGTGCGACAGTGAACCAAAGAGAAGTGCAGATACTATCAAGTTTCTTTGTAGCTATGGTGGTAAGATTCTTCCACGACCGGTTGATGGAAAGCTTCGTTACATTGGTGGTCTTACCAGAATTCTAGCCGTCGATCGTTCTATATCCTTTACAG AGCTGATAATTAAGCTTGAAGAATTTTGTGGATATTCTATGCAATTGAAGTGTCAGTTGCCGAATGGAAATTTGGAGATGTTAATTTCTATCAAATCCGATGAGGAATTGGCGCTTCTCATTGAAGAATATGATCGATGCTGTCCTGGTGCGAAGATTAGAGCCATTCTCTCcactccaaagtctctcaaaacGGTCTCTCCTCCTCCATCAGATCCAGCAAGTGTCGATTTCTATCCAGTCAAATCGCCTTTTTATGCCTTCGGTTATCGACGATTTGGAAGTTATTCACCGGCGATCAGATATCCCATCGGCGTTTATAAGGACTTCGGCAGAGTCTGTTATAATCCATTTCATAgacaaggaaaacaagaattctGCTGTGGAGACCCTCGGTGTAATGGACAAGGAAACCCTAGATTTCAGCATTGTGGCCCTTACTAG
- the LOC131173221 gene encoding protein PAL OF QUIRKY-like has protein sequence MVSDSEPKRSADTIKFLCSYGGKILPRPVDGKLRYIGGLTRILAVDRSISFTELIIKLEEFCGYSMQLKCQLPNGNLEMLISIKSDEELALLIEEYDRCCPGAKIRAILSTPKSLKTVSPPPSAPASVDFYPVKSPFYAFGYRRFGSYSPAIRYPIGVYKDFGRVCYNPFHRQGKQEFCCGDPRCNGQGNP, from the exons ATGGTGAGCGACAGTGAACCAAAGAGAAGTGCAGATACTATCAAGTTTCTTTGTAGCTATGGTGGTAAGATTCTTCCACGACCGGTTGATGGAAAGCTTCGTTACATTGGTGGTCTTACCAGAATTCTAGCCGTCGATCGTTCTATATCCTTTACAG AGCTGATAATTAAGCTTGAAGAATTTTGTGGATATTCTATGCAATTGAAGTGTCAGTTGCCGAATGGAAATTTGGAGATGTTAATTTCTATCAAATCCGATGAGGAATTGGCGCTTCTCATTGAAGAATATGATCGATGCTGTCCTGGTGCGAAGATTAGAGCCATTCTCTCcactccaaagtctctcaaaacGGTCTCTCCTCCTCCATCAGCTCCTGCAAGTGTCGATTTCTATCCAGTCAAATCGCCTTTTTATGCCTTCGGTTATCGACGATTTGGAAGTTATTCACCGGCGATCAGATATCCCATCGGCGTTTATAAGGACTTCGGCAGAGTCTGTTATAATCCATTTCATAgacaaggaaaacaagaattctGCTGTGGAGACCCTCGGTGTAATGGACAAGGAAATCCCTAG